The following are encoded together in the Streptomyces tsukubensis genome:
- a CDS encoding phosphotransferase enzyme family protein, with amino-acid sequence MTEDTRTLTPSVRIFAEGVLGRIAAVHDASRPGPHSRVWEVTRADGRRFYVKRSPTPKSFERETWAYRSAVPALGFGRAPHLLGSDARQLTLLLTALPGAPVTRVALDPAARRAAHRQFGAVLARLHSTGAASAVDRRRALESAHALPDEAELNLRRAGSLIAGERAALVRRAAARAVRLAPGLPAARVHGDAREHNALWHEGRLALIDFERSRYAPAALDFVRLACGPWEERADLRTAFFEGYGRRPTEAEREALWCMAVLDAVSRLGHGPSDGDEATRRGLRTLERLERGAFG; translated from the coding sequence ATGACCGAGGACACCAGGACGCTGACGCCGTCCGTACGGATCTTCGCCGAGGGTGTCCTCGGCCGGATCGCCGCAGTGCACGACGCCTCGCGCCCCGGGCCGCACTCGCGGGTGTGGGAGGTGACACGGGCCGACGGACGGCGCTTCTACGTCAAGCGCTCACCGACACCGAAATCCTTCGAACGGGAGACCTGGGCCTATCGGTCGGCGGTGCCCGCGCTCGGCTTCGGGCGAGCGCCCCATCTCCTCGGCAGCGACGCACGGCAGCTCACCCTGCTCCTCACCGCGCTGCCCGGCGCGCCCGTCACCCGTGTGGCCCTCGACCCGGCGGCGCGCAGGGCGGCGCACCGGCAGTTCGGGGCGGTGCTCGCACGGCTGCACTCCACGGGTGCGGCCTCGGCGGTGGACCGGCGCCGCGCGCTCGAATCGGCGCACGCCCTGCCGGACGAGGCGGAGCTGAATCTGCGGCGGGCGGGCTCTCTGATCGCCGGGGAGCGTGCGGCCCTCGTGCGGCGCGCAGCGGCTCGCGCGGTACGTCTCGCGCCTGGACTGCCCGCGGCGCGAGTGCACGGGGACGCGCGGGAGCACAACGCGCTCTGGCACGAGGGGCGGCTCGCCCTCATCGATTTCGAACGGTCCCGGTACGCGCCCGCCGCCCTCGACTTCGTACGGCTCGCCTGCGGACCGTGGGAGGAACGGGCCGACCTCAGGACCGCGTTCTTCGAGGGGTACGGCCGAAGGCCCACCGAGGCGGAACGGGAGGCTCTGTGGTGCATGGCGGTGCTGGACGCCGTGAGCCGCCTCGGCCACGGACCGTCCGACGGCGACGAGGCGACCCGCCGGGGACTGCGGACCCTGGAGCGGCTGGAGCGAGGGGCGTTCGGATGA